One part of the Malus sylvestris chromosome 2, drMalSylv7.2, whole genome shotgun sequence genome encodes these proteins:
- the LOC126613889 gene encoding probable carboxylesterase 15, which yields MVSEKKRPVEEVSGWLRVFDDGSVDRRWTGPPEVQFMVEPVEAHDEFIDGVSTKDVVADKSSGLRVRIYLPERKPENNDTKLPIILHFHGGGFCISQADWYMYYQIYTKLSRSTNTIVISVYQRLAPEHRLPAAIEDGYSALLWLRSLAQGEQNEPLLSHADYNRVFLIGDSSGGNIVHHVAAQSGTADLSPLRLAGGIPIHPGFVRAERSKSQLEQPQSPFLTLDMVDKFLGLALPVGSTKDHPITCPIGPEAQPLGNLKLPPFLLCIASRDLIIDTQMEYFEAMKKANKDVELLINEGVTHSFYLNKIAVDTDPETDAETERLIAGIKQFIKNH from the coding sequence ATGGTCAGCGAAAAAAAAAGGCCAGTCGAGGAGGTGTCTGGTTGGCTAAGAGTCTTTGATGATGGCTCTGTCGACCGGAGGTGGACTGGACCTCCTGAGGTTCAGTTCATGGTGGAGCCTGTGGAAGCCCACGATGAATTTATCGACGGAGTTTCCACAAAAGATGTGGTTGCCGACAAATCATCTGGCCTTCGTGTCCGAATATATTTACCAGAGCGAAAGCCGGAAAATAATGACACCAAGCTACCAATAATCCTCCATTTCCACGGAGGTGGCTTTTGCATAAGTCAAGCTGATTGGTACATGTACTACCAAATATACACTAAACTATCTCGCTCCACGAATACCATTGTAATCTCTGTCTATCAGAGGCTCGCACCGGAGCACCGTCTCCCGGCTGCAATCGAGGACGGCTATTCCGCTCTCCTTTGGCTCCGGTCATTGGCTCAAGGCGAGCAAAACGAGCCACTCCTCAGCCATGCAGACTATAACCGTGTGTTTCTTATTGGAGATAGCTCCGGAGGGAACATAGTCCACCATGTGGCGGCTCAATCAGGGACTGCGGATTTGAGTCCCTTAAGACTTGCCGGCGGGATTCCAATCCACCCCGGTTTCGTTCGAGCGGAGCGGAGTAAGTCGCAGTTGGAGCAGCCTCAGTCACCTTTCCTTACCCTAGATATGGTGGACAAGTTCTTAGGGTTAGCCCTTCCAGTGGGGTCCACCAAGGACCATCCCATAACTTGTCCGATAGGTCCCGAGGCCCAACCGTTGGGTAATCTGAAGCTTCCGCCGTTCCTTCTCTGCATTGCTTCCAGGGACTTGATCATAGACACGCAAATGGAGTACTTTGAGGCCATGAAGAAGGCCAACAAGGATGTGGAGCTTCTAATCAACGAGGGGGTGACTCATAGCTTTTATCTGAACAAGATTGCTGTCGACACGGACCCGGAAACAGACGCAGAAACTGAGCGTCTGATTGCAGGGATCAAACAGTTTATCAAGAACCACTAA